One Calditrichota bacterium DNA segment encodes these proteins:
- a CDS encoding diphosphomevalonate decarboxylase, with translation MQATAIAHANIALVKYWGKRDVQLNLPAVGSISVTLKNLFTRTKIDFDPNLDRDHLIINSREVTGKPAERVSRLLDIFRERAGMKIFARVESENNFPTGAGLASSASGFAALAVAANGALDLKMS, from the coding sequence ATGCAAGCAACAGCAATCGCTCACGCAAATATCGCGTTAGTAAAATATTGGGGAAAGCGAGACGTCCAACTCAATTTGCCGGCAGTTGGGTCGATTTCTGTAACGTTAAAAAATCTGTTCACCCGGACAAAGATTGATTTTGATCCGAATCTTGACAGAGATCATCTAATCATTAATTCCAGAGAAGTTACCGGCAAACCTGCGGAACGCGTTTCCCGTTTGCTGGATATTTTCCGCGAGCGTGCAGGAATGAAGATTTTCGCCCGGGTAGAAAGCGAAAACAATTTCCCCACTGGCGCCGGGCTGGCATCTTCGGCTTCGGGATTTGCTGCTTTGGCAGTTGCTGCGAACGGAGCGCTTGACTTGAAAATGTC